The window TGCTGCTCGCCGCCGGATTCCCGCTGCCCGCGGGCGGCGCCTGGTCGATCGCGCACGCTGTCTTCGCCGGGCTCGCCGCCGTCGCCCTGGCCGCCTGGCCGGCGGTGGCGGGACGCTGCCACCCGTTCGCCGCCCCGGCCGGCCCGGCGGTGGCCCTCGTGTTGTTCGCCCTGCTCGGCTGGTACCTGACCGAGGTCGCCGTCGGCGGCGCCCTCGGCGGGTTCGCCGAACGGGCGGCGCTGACCGCCGAATTCGTCTGGCTGGCGGTGGTGGTCCGGGCCCAGGCCCGCACCCGTGTCCCGCCGGCCCCGCTCCCGCCCCCGATCCCGCTCCCGCTCCCGCTCCCGCTCCCGCTCCAGACAGGAACGACCATGAACGTACGCACACCGGCCGCCACCGCACCCGAGCGTGGGCGATGACCGAGCCCTCACCCGTGATGGCGTTGTTCCAGGACGCCGTCGCGACGGTTCCCGCCTACCGCCGATTCCTCGAGGACAACGGGGTCGATCCGGCCGCGGTCCTGGAACCGGCGGCGATCCCGTTGATGACCAAGGCCGGCTACCACCGCCGCTACCCGTTGCCGGACCGGTGCCGCCACGGGCGACTCGACGCGGCCACCGTCGTCGCCCTCTCCTCAGGGTCCTCCGGCCACCCGACGGTGTGGCCGCGCACCGAATCCGACGAGCAGACCGGCGTCGCACGGTTCGAGCAGGTCTTCCGCGACGGATTCGATGCCGCCGAGAGCAGCACGCTCGCCGTGGTCTGCTTCGCTCTCGGCAACTGGGTCGGCGGCATGTACACCGTCGCCGCCTGCCGACGCCTCGCCGCCGACGGCTACCCGATCACCGTCGCCACCCCCGGCAACGACCTCGCCGAGATCCTGCGCGTGGTCGGCGAACTCGGCCGCAACTACGACCAGACGGTACTGCTCGGCTACCCGCCGTTCCTCAAGAACGTCATCGACGCCGGCCGCGACCGCGGCCTCGACTGGCAGTACTACGGCATCAAGCTGGTACTGGCCGGCGAGGTGTTCAGCGAGCAGTGGCGTGACCTCGTCGGCGAACGCGCTGGCATCAGCGACCCGGTCACCGACATCGTCTCGCTGTACGGCACGGCCGACGCGGGAGTGCTGGGCAACGAGACGCCGCTGAGCGTTCGCATCCGCCGCTTCCTGGCCCGGCACCCGGACGTCGCGACCAGGTGCTTCGGCGACTCCCGACTGCCGACACTGGTGCAGTACGACCCGGTCACCCACTGGTTCGAGCCGATGCCGGACGGGACCCTCACCTTCAGCTGCGCCGGCACCGTGCCACTGGTTCGCTATCACATCGCCGACGAGGGCGGCGTACTGCCGTACGACGAAATGGTGTCGTTGTGCCGGGACCACGGCTTCGATCCCGGTGACGGCCCGCGACTGCCGTTCGTGTACGTCTTCGGCCGTTCACTGTTCACCGTCTCGTATTTCGGGGCCAACATCTACCCGGAGAACGTGACGGCGGGCCTGGAACGGCCGGCCGTCAGCGGCTGGACCACCGGTAGGTTCGTGCTGCGCACGGTCGAGGACACCGACCGGGACCGGCGGCTGTCCGTCGTCGTCGAGCTGGCCGCCGGAGCCGAGCCCAGCGAGGAACGGCGGATGCTCGCCGCCTCGTCGATCCGTACCGAGTTGCTGCGCATCAACAGCGAGTTCGCCCACTACGTGCCGGCGGCCTACCAGACTCCGCAGGTGGAACTCCGGCCGGCGGACGACGCCGAGTTCTTCCCGCCCGGTGTGAAGCACCGGTGGACCCGCCCGCAGACGCCGTGACCGGCTTCGCCGACGCCGAGGCGGCCGCCCGCCGTGCGGTCGCCGACGACGAGCGGAACCCCGCGGTGCGGCCCGCGGCCGGTACGCGCTTGTGGACTCACGGCGAGAGCCGGCCTCGTGC of the Actinoplanes sichuanensis genome contains:
- a CDS encoding DUF998 domain-containing protein, whose amino-acid sequence is MFRVAERYLVPLTLSALPALCLAVVVAGLVQPACFDWVERSVSAMAALDAEHRYLTTAAMAGSGVVHLIAALGLTAAAVSGRVLLAAAGFFLLLAAGFPLPAGGAWSIAHAVFAGLAAVALAAWPAVAGRCHPFAAPAGPAVALVLFALLGWYLTEVAVGGALGGFAERAALTAEFVWLAVVVRAQARTRVPPAPLPPPIPLPLPLPLPLQTGTTMNVRTPAATAPERGR
- a CDS encoding phenylacetate--CoA ligase family protein — translated: MTEPSPVMALFQDAVATVPAYRRFLEDNGVDPAAVLEPAAIPLMTKAGYHRRYPLPDRCRHGRLDAATVVALSSGSSGHPTVWPRTESDEQTGVARFEQVFRDGFDAAESSTLAVVCFALGNWVGGMYTVAACRRLAADGYPITVATPGNDLAEILRVVGELGRNYDQTVLLGYPPFLKNVIDAGRDRGLDWQYYGIKLVLAGEVFSEQWRDLVGERAGISDPVTDIVSLYGTADAGVLGNETPLSVRIRRFLARHPDVATRCFGDSRLPTLVQYDPVTHWFEPMPDGTLTFSCAGTVPLVRYHIADEGGVLPYDEMVSLCRDHGFDPGDGPRLPFVYVFGRSLFTVSYFGANIYPENVTAGLERPAVSGWTTGRFVLRTVEDTDRDRRLSVVVELAAGAEPSEERRMLAASSIRTELLRINSEFAHYVPAAYQTPQVELRPADDAEFFPPGVKHRWTRPQTP